A stretch of Mauremys reevesii isolate NIE-2019 linkage group 25, ASM1616193v1, whole genome shotgun sequence DNA encodes these proteins:
- the ELOF1 gene encoding transcription elongation factor 1 homolog yields MGRRKSKRKPPPKKKMTGTLETQFTCPFCNHEKSCDVKMDRARNTGVISCTVCLEEFQTPITYLSEPVDVYSDWIDACEAANQ; encoded by the exons ATGGGCCGCAGGAAGTCAAAGCGGAAGCCCCCACCCAAGAAGAAGATGACAGGCACCCTGGAGACGCAGTTCACCTGCCCCTTCTGTAACCACGAGAAGTCCTGTGATGTCAAAAT GGACCGGGCTCGGAACACTGGCGTAATATCATGTACTGTGTGTCTGGAAGAATTTCAGACTCCCATAACGT ATCTTTCCGAACCGGTGGACGTGTACAGTGATTGGATAGACGCTTGCGAGGCGGCCAACCAGTAG
- the ACP5 gene encoding tartrate-resistant acid phosphatase type 5, which produces MAGSLCLAALLLAALPTPYASPLSSGSSLRFIALGDWGGVPNPPFHTAREVATAKEMGRTVAALGADFILSLGDNFYYNGVRDVDDKRFQDTFEAVFRAQALRKVPWYVLAGNHDHSGNVSAQIAYSKVSKRWNFPSYYYSLKFKVPRSNATVALLMIDTVTLCGNSDDFQSQQPQQPRDAGLARSQLAWLRKQMAASQDDYLLVAGHYPVWSVAEHGPTHCLVKHLQPLLLKYQATAYLCGHDHNLQYLQDKAGVGYVLSGAGNFVENSRKHYHKVPEGYLRFFYAEPASLGGFAYVEIDGKELSVTYIEASGKSLYKTSLPRRSRR; this is translated from the exons atgGCGGGTTCCCTGTGTCTCGCCGCGCTCCTCCTGGCGGCTCTGCCGACCCCCTACGCCAGCCCGCTCTCCTCCGGCTCCTCCCTGCGCTTCATCGCCCTGGGGGACTGGGGCGGGGTGCCCAACCCCCCCTTCCACACGGCGCGCGAGGTGGCCACAGCCAAGGAGATGGGCCGCACGGTGGCAGCGCTGGGCGCGGACTTTATCCTGTCCCTCGGCGACAACTTCTACTACAACGGGGTGCGGGACGTCGACGACAAGAGGTTCCAG GACACCTTTGAGGCCGTGTTCAGGGCGCAGGCGCTGCGCAAGGTGCCGTGGTACGTGCTGGCCGGGAACCACGACCACTCGGGGAACGTCTCGGCTCAGATCGCCTACAGCAAGGTCTCCAAGCGCTG GAACTTCCCCAGCTATTACTACAGCTTGAAGTTCAAGGTTCCCCGGAGCAACGCCACCGTGGCCCTGCTCATGATCGACACCGTCACCCTGTGCGGGAACTCGGACGACTTCCAGagccagcagccccagcagccccGGGACGCGGGGCTGGCCCGCAGCCAGCTGGCCTGGCTCCGCAAGCAGATGGCTGCCTCCCAGGACGACTACCTGCTGGTGGCCGGCCACTACCCGGTGTGGTCGGTGGCCGAGcacggccccacccactgccTGGTGAAGCACCTGCAGCCGCTGCTGCTCAAGTACCAGGCCACTGCCTACCTGTGCGGCCACGATCACAACCTGCAG TACCTGCAGGACAAGGCTGGCGTTGGCTACgtgctgagcggggctggcaacTTCGTGGAGAACTCGCGGAAGCACTATCACAAGGTGCCCGAGGGCTACCTGCGCTTCTTCTACGCCGAGCCGGCCTCCCTGGGCGGCTTCGCCTACGTGGAGATCGACGGCAAGGAGCTGAGCGTCACCTACATTGAGGCCAGCGGGAAGTCCCTGTACAAGACCTCCCTGCCCCGGAGGAGCCGCCGCTGA